One window from the genome of Maridesulfovibrio ferrireducens encodes:
- a CDS encoding pilus assembly protein PilZ has product MNNFNERRDSTRIDLNNIDGFFRQCDIATSSCSSDLDITILNISPCGMKLKLNSEEDLTKLDLNTEVFIRGCIFNDRIGFLSSQKAVAVWKEESLVGLRFTPELDFDEPALRKMMISH; this is encoded by the coding sequence ATGAATAATTTTAATGAAAGACGCGACTCAACTCGAATAGACCTTAATAATATTGATGGGTTTTTCAGGCAATGTGATATTGCAACATCATCATGCAGCTCTGATCTGGACATCACTATTTTAAACATTTCACCATGCGGCATGAAGCTCAAACTTAACTCAGAGGAAGACCTCACCAAGTTGGACTTGAATACTGAAGTTTTTATCCGTGGGTGCATATTCAATGACCGTATAGGATTCCTGAGCAGTCAAAAGGCTGTCGCGGTTTGGAAAGAAGAATCTCTTGTCGGACTGCGTTTTACGCCTGAGTTAGATTTTGACGAGCCGGCTCTTCGCAAAATGATGATAAGTCACTAA
- a CDS encoding phosphoenolpyruvate carboxykinase (ATP) gives MASQSTYEFYKSDLSKIPPLRAIAETLINDKRVRKINAADAYALAKTQWDVMDTDQEIYPKAAKRLGLPEGATVLNNCHGKIVGRTGQARRFYNNLNGPDQRKVLGDLREAISDMQQRPLIKAEAIIGLDKDLMIRATIVGGEDDAANIFNWLVNFTPYEELAAEYEKSAKLPIQDIIIIGDNLWRNEDSFYHNQGFPQLALVDEECNVIYNFGMRYFGERKKGTLTLAWTSGIRVGMAACHGGIKEFDFSGCADENAKKIGQRSIAFFGLSGTGKSSHTNSHDNGGTLPEGFSKKVLHDDAFQIDTANRVCRVWEPTLFDKTDSRPVGHPDWEYMVSVMNHATLEVDGKVLPVGQDLRNPNGRALIDRDVLGEYVNRCKFPEVLCWLMKDTCLPPVIRFTDTYLAVAMGAALMTKRNLAENVSEEELKKLVFVPYANPFRVYELWKDVEAFAGVFDCGATGYSFNSIGFWNSSDSDLHAIPLQTSLTLQSSILLDKLEWEDWDLLPGAQLPKRNCMERILPGFYDTYNPKNAENNDDYIQTLKDRFAQRRHFLEQTADLNCKPEILAKLTKVLRIKD, from the coding sequence GTGGCTAGTCAATCTACCTATGAGTTCTATAAAAGTGATCTTTCTAAAATACCGCCTTTACGGGCTATTGCGGAAACTCTCATTAATGATAAAAGAGTAAGAAAAATAAATGCTGCCGATGCATACGCACTTGCTAAGACGCAGTGGGATGTCATGGATACTGATCAGGAGATCTATCCTAAGGCTGCAAAACGGTTAGGTCTGCCGGAAGGCGCCACTGTTTTAAACAACTGTCATGGTAAGATCGTAGGTCGTACAGGTCAGGCACGCAGATTCTATAATAATCTGAATGGACCGGATCAGCGTAAAGTGCTTGGCGACCTTAGAGAAGCTATCTCTGACATGCAGCAGCGTCCTTTGATCAAAGCTGAAGCTATTATCGGTCTTGATAAAGATCTCATGATCAGGGCTACCATCGTTGGCGGCGAAGATGATGCTGCAAATATTTTTAATTGGCTCGTCAACTTTACTCCTTATGAAGAGTTGGCAGCAGAGTATGAAAAAAGCGCGAAACTGCCCATTCAGGATATCATCATTATCGGTGATAATCTTTGGCGCAACGAAGATTCTTTTTATCATAATCAGGGATTCCCTCAGCTCGCACTTGTCGATGAAGAATGCAATGTCATCTACAATTTCGGCATGCGCTACTTCGGTGAACGCAAAAAAGGAACTTTGACTCTTGCATGGACTTCCGGCATTCGCGTAGGCATGGCAGCATGTCATGGTGGAATCAAGGAATTTGATTTCTCCGGCTGTGCTGATGAAAATGCAAAGAAAATTGGACAGCGCTCCATCGCTTTCTTCGGACTTTCCGGAACAGGAAAGTCTTCTCATACAAATTCCCACGATAACGGCGGCACTCTTCCTGAAGGATTTTCCAAGAAAGTTCTGCACGATGATGCTTTTCAGATTGATACGGCTAACCGTGTTTGCCGGGTATGGGAACCTACTTTATTTGATAAGACAGATTCAAGGCCGGTTGGTCATCCCGACTGGGAATATATGGTTTCAGTGATGAACCATGCAACTCTTGAAGTTGACGGAAAAGTTCTGCCTGTCGGGCAGGATCTCCGTAACCCGAACGGGCGCGCTTTGATTGATCGTGATGTTTTGGGTGAATATGTCAATCGTTGTAAATTCCCTGAAGTTTTGTGCTGGCTTATGAAGGACACATGTCTGCCTCCGGTTATTCGTTTCACAGATACATATCTCGCAGTTGCAATGGGCGCAGCCCTTATGACAAAGCGTAATCTTGCTGAAAACGTTTCCGAAGAAGAACTTAAGAAGCTTGTTTTTGTTCCTTATGCCAACCCGTTCAGGGTCTATGAGCTTTGGAAAGATGTTGAAGCTTTTGCAGGTGTTTTTGACTGCGGCGCAACCGGATACAGCTTTAACTCAATAGGTTTCTGGAATTCTTCCGATTCCGATCTGCATGCGATTCCATTACAGACATCATTGACTTTGCAGTCTTCAATTCTTCTGGATAAACTGGAATGGGAAGACTGGGATCTTCTGCCCGGTGCACAGCTGCCGAAGCGTAATTGTATGGAAAGAATTCTTCCCGGATTTTATGATACATATAATCCTAAGAATGCTGAAAATAATGATGATTATATTCAGACTCTCAAAGATAGATTTGCTCAGCGCAGACACTTCCTTGAGCAGACTGCTGATCTTAACTGTAAGCCTGAAATTCTTGCAAAACTTACCAAGGTTCTCAGAATAAAAGATTAA
- a CDS encoding OadG family protein codes for MQEMVFSWQHVVNGDGVALSITGMSIVFVALMLVSLYIAMLPRLAGFFNKIIPPAAHHCGVEAPPPSGPAEAEIVAAAVAYLHKNKS; via the coding sequence ATGCAAGAAATGGTGTTCAGTTGGCAGCATGTGGTAAATGGTGACGGAGTCGCTCTTTCCATAACTGGTATGAGTATTGTGTTTGTAGCTTTGATGCTGGTGAGTCTTTATATCGCTATGCTTCCAAGGCTGGCTGGATTCTTTAATAAGATTATTCCGCCTGCAGCTCATCACTGCGGGGTGGAGGCTCCACCTCCTTCGGGACCGGCTGAAGCTGAAATAGTCGCAGCTGCAGTTGCATATCTGCATAAAAATAAGAGCTAG
- a CDS encoding methyl-accepting chemotaxis protein, whose protein sequence is MRLNLKAKFIFTIIPMVALTIGILSWVAYSSGAGSLEKELTAAMINTRDKAASTLDFWYNDRIRDGKILKTLPEIDAALTTDNFEDVTTSLHHYLKESPFYENVFLMTPDGTIKADGGQSTLVGSNINSIHNGRMNIDKAGQNKIFMGDAYEGENKSPICLLTFPVMNSGKLIGIIGMTLKISVYNNQYLKGARIGEQGYLFLTNSDGLIIGHPNTKTLMKSSIKDFSWGKEILANTTGSIDYSYEGIEKRMSWQKDSKTGWYIIATVTHNDIFQASTTMAWTLLWLGLGSILVLSIIIILVTDRIIIYPLSNLLALFKKIAGGDLSISAEVKGQDEIAELSSATNDMVKRISDVVREVQMASSYVESGSNELSSTSQIMSQDASEQASSMEEISASMEEMVSGIAHNAENAKKTDEMSRKAALEAAKSGEAVIQTVEAMHKIATRISVVEEIARQTNLLALNAAIEAARAGEHGKGFAVVAAEVRKLAERSGQAAGEIGELSTSSVEIAETAGNMLKAIVPDIQKTAELVQEITASSAEQNSGAEQINSALQQFDVAVQNSASTSEEVSASSEELLIQAESLTNAVGFFQLSENTGSVSPALSLELETEKNSNSDFKRF, encoded by the coding sequence ATGAGACTTAACTTAAAAGCAAAATTTATTTTTACCATTATCCCGATGGTAGCTCTGACAATCGGGATATTATCGTGGGTGGCTTACTCCTCCGGGGCAGGGAGTCTTGAAAAAGAACTTACCGCAGCTATGATAAACACACGTGATAAAGCGGCATCAACTCTAGATTTCTGGTACAATGACAGGATTAGAGACGGTAAAATTTTAAAGACACTCCCTGAAATTGATGCTGCTTTGACTACAGACAACTTCGAAGATGTAACCACATCTCTACATCATTACTTAAAAGAGTCCCCTTTCTACGAAAACGTATTCCTTATGACCCCTGACGGAACAATTAAAGCTGATGGAGGGCAAAGTACATTAGTTGGCTCTAATATAAACTCAATCCATAATGGCCGCATGAACATTGATAAAGCCGGACAAAATAAAATTTTCATGGGAGATGCATATGAAGGCGAGAACAAAAGCCCAATATGTCTGCTGACCTTCCCCGTTATGAATTCAGGTAAATTAATCGGAATTATCGGTATGACTCTCAAAATTTCAGTTTACAACAATCAATATCTGAAAGGGGCCAGAATAGGAGAACAGGGTTACCTGTTTTTAACAAACTCCGACGGCCTTATAATAGGCCATCCAAATACCAAAACACTTATGAAATCTAGCATAAAAGATTTCAGCTGGGGTAAAGAGATACTAGCGAATACAACGGGTTCAATTGACTATTCTTATGAAGGAATTGAAAAACGTATGAGTTGGCAGAAAGATTCAAAAACCGGCTGGTATATAATCGCAACTGTAACTCATAATGACATTTTTCAGGCCAGCACAACCATGGCATGGACTCTATTATGGCTCGGACTTGGATCCATATTAGTCCTGTCCATAATCATCATATTAGTGACTGACAGAATCATTATATACCCACTTTCAAATTTGCTTGCACTCTTCAAAAAGATTGCCGGAGGTGATCTTTCCATTAGTGCTGAAGTTAAAGGGCAGGATGAAATAGCTGAACTTTCATCGGCTACTAATGACATGGTTAAACGAATTTCAGATGTTGTTCGTGAAGTTCAGATGGCCTCGTCATACGTGGAATCCGGCAGTAATGAATTAAGTTCTACTTCACAAATCATGTCTCAAGATGCATCGGAACAAGCTTCTTCTATGGAAGAAATATCTGCATCCATGGAAGAAATGGTATCCGGAATTGCTCATAACGCAGAGAATGCAAAAAAGACGGACGAAATGTCTCGTAAAGCCGCATTGGAAGCTGCCAAAAGTGGAGAAGCTGTCATCCAGACTGTTGAGGCAATGCATAAAATAGCTACACGAATTTCCGTTGTAGAAGAAATTGCACGACAAACTAACCTGTTAGCTTTGAATGCGGCTATTGAAGCAGCGCGAGCCGGAGAGCATGGCAAAGGGTTTGCAGTCGTTGCTGCGGAAGTTCGCAAATTAGCTGAAAGAAGCGGTCAGGCTGCTGGAGAAATAGGTGAACTATCCACTTCCAGTGTTGAAATAGCTGAAACTGCGGGTAACATGCTTAAAGCAATTGTGCCGGACATTCAGAAAACAGCAGAACTGGTTCAAGAAATTACGGCTTCAAGTGCTGAACAGAATTCAGGAGCTGAACAAATCAATAGCGCCCTTCAGCAATTCGATGTCGCTGTCCAAAATAGCGCATCTACATCAGAGGAAGTAAGCGCATCCTCAGAAGAACTACTGATACAGGCTGAAAGTTTAACAAACGCAGTCGGTTTTTTTCAGCTGTCAGAAAACACAGGATCGGTTTCACCTGCCCTTTCTCTCGAGTTAGAAACTGAAAAGAATTCGAATTCAGATTTCAAGCGCTTCTAG
- a CDS encoding glycosyltransferase has product MIKENTKIIAWIGNTFFRTGMDQLGYKTIHIPIRGQQVFTWKDIVEKSGCIPDMVVYADRSIAPPLAGVESFPCLTIFYCIDTHIHSWYPLYAQGFDICLVSLKDHLNRFTPRLPDSRLLWFPPVVMDNDVPLTMEKEWDLLFVGKVDPDLTPERMKFLDEVAKLVPGLHITQGEYRKLFPKARVVLNIAERGDLNFRVFEALACGSCLLTPYIEHGLNDIFTDGVHLITYEAGNAADLVSKLEQLLANKELREKIARQGNELIESSHRIIHRAETLQAVISGMDVNKAVSTRLAANPVIRKNFMKSIYLHWAEAISDPLLKQVYLQAAKN; this is encoded by the coding sequence GTGATCAAAGAAAACACCAAAATAATCGCATGGATCGGCAACACATTTTTCCGCACGGGAATGGATCAGCTGGGTTATAAAACAATCCACATCCCAATCCGCGGCCAGCAGGTCTTTACATGGAAAGACATTGTCGAAAAATCTGGATGCATCCCAGACATGGTGGTTTACGCAGACCGAAGCATAGCTCCGCCTTTAGCCGGAGTTGAATCTTTCCCATGCCTGACAATATTCTACTGCATAGATACCCATATTCACAGCTGGTACCCGCTTTACGCACAAGGGTTTGATATCTGCCTTGTCAGCTTGAAAGATCACCTGAATAGATTCACACCCCGCCTGCCCGACTCCCGTCTTTTATGGTTTCCCCCGGTTGTGATGGATAATGATGTTCCGCTCACAATGGAGAAAGAATGGGATTTGCTTTTTGTAGGTAAAGTAGACCCGGACTTGACTCCTGAACGCATGAAATTTCTGGATGAAGTGGCAAAACTTGTTCCCGGACTTCACATTACGCAGGGCGAGTATCGCAAACTCTTCCCCAAAGCCAGAGTGGTACTGAACATTGCCGAGCGCGGAGATCTCAATTTCAGAGTATTTGAAGCTCTGGCGTGTGGCTCCTGCCTGCTTACCCCCTATATTGAACATGGTCTAAACGATATATTTACAGACGGAGTTCACCTTATTACATATGAAGCGGGCAATGCGGCAGACCTTGTATCCAAACTCGAGCAATTATTGGCAAATAAAGAATTGCGTGAGAAAATAGCCAGACAGGGGAATGAACTTATTGAATCATCCCACCGCATTATTCACAGAGCTGAAACCCTTCAAGCTGTAATATCAGGCATGGATGTAAATAAAGCAGTGTCCACTCGATTAGCGGCAAATCCCGTAATTAGAAAAAATTTCATGAAAAGTATTTACCTGCACTGGGCTGAAGCCATTTCCGATCCACTCCTTAAACAAGTATACCTGCAAGCAGCTAAAAACTAA
- a CDS encoding sodium ion-translocating decarboxylase subunit beta → MDILLHFLSTTGFAEMTPGNFIMIVIGIVFIALAIIKDYEPLLLLPIGFGAIIGNIPSIAGMPLSVYDEGSVLSYLYFGVSKGVFPPLIFLGIGAMTDFSCMLSNPKLILLGAAAQMGIFITLVGALYLGFSPAEAGAIGIIGGADGPTAIFLASKLAPHLLGAIAIAAYSYMALVPVIQPPIMKLLTTKKERLIRMSSPRQVTTREKILFPVGAFIITALIAPGSIALVGMLFFGNLLKESGVTERLAETARTSLIDSVTILLGVSVGASTQAQTFLTPDSLLIFGLGAASFCVATASGLLFAKLMNLFLKDKINPLVGAAGVSAVPDSARVVQMVARKDDPHNFLLMHAMAPNVAGVLGSAVAAGVLWSVLGL, encoded by the coding sequence ATGGATATACTTCTTCATTTTCTAAGTACAACGGGCTTTGCGGAAATGACTCCGGGCAATTTCATAATGATTGTCATCGGGATTGTTTTCATCGCCCTTGCAATTATAAAGGACTATGAGCCACTTTTGCTCCTTCCTATCGGATTCGGAGCAATTATAGGTAATATCCCGTCTATCGCGGGTATGCCTCTCAGCGTTTATGACGAAGGGAGTGTGCTCTCTTATCTATACTTCGGGGTCAGCAAAGGTGTTTTTCCTCCGCTGATATTTCTTGGAATCGGAGCTATGACCGACTTTTCGTGCATGCTCTCCAACCCAAAGTTAATCCTTCTAGGTGCGGCGGCTCAGATGGGTATATTTATTACCCTTGTCGGAGCGCTATACCTAGGCTTCAGTCCGGCTGAAGCTGGTGCTATCGGAATTATCGGCGGGGCTGACGGTCCTACTGCGATATTCCTTGCGTCCAAGCTGGCGCCGCATCTGCTGGGAGCTATCGCCATTGCGGCTTATTCGTACATGGCACTTGTTCCCGTTATTCAGCCTCCGATTATGAAACTGCTTACAACTAAAAAAGAACGTTTGATCCGTATGTCTTCTCCAAGACAGGTTACTACACGCGAGAAAATTCTTTTTCCTGTCGGAGCATTTATCATCACGGCGTTAATCGCGCCCGGTTCGATTGCTTTAGTAGGGATGCTTTTCTTCGGTAACCTTTTGAAGGAATCCGGCGTAACTGAACGTCTGGCTGAAACAGCACGTACTTCGCTCATCGACTCTGTTACTATCCTTTTGGGTGTATCAGTCGGAGCTTCAACTCAGGCTCAGACTTTTCTGACTCCTGACAGCTTGCTGATTTTCGGTCTTGGTGCAGCTTCCTTCTGCGTAGCTACTGCCAGTGGATTACTCTTTGCTAAGCTTATGAATCTTTTCCTTAAAGATAAGATCAACCCTCTGGTCGGAGCTGCCGGTGTATCGGCTGTTCCTGACTCTGCGCGAGTTGTGCAGATGGTTGCCCGCAAAGATGATCCGCACAACTTCCTGCTGATGCATGCCATGGCTCCGAATGTAGCTGGTGTACTCGGTTCTGCGGTTGCGGCAGGTGTTCTCTGGTCTGTACTCGGATTATAG